GGGTCGCCGTGGCCATGCGCCAGCCCTGGACGTAGCCGAACCGGGTCAGGACGGCGCGCGCGGTGCTGGCGCCGAAGTGGTCGATCAGCTCCTTGGACAGGTTCCCCTTCGCCGTGGCGTCGAAGATGACTGCGCGCTGGTTCGCGAAACGCACCAGGCCGCCCTCGGAATCGAACTCCAGCAGTTCGCTGATCTTGAGCTCTTCGACACGCATGGCAACACCTCTCTTTTGATCGAGTTTACCTCGTTATGATGGATCCGGCAAGCGCTCGTTTCGGCGGGACCCCTTGCCTTTCAAGCAGTTAGGCGCGGCACAAAAGTGGCTTATGCAGCTGGTGCCCCTCCGAAGGAGGACTCCGTGGAACATGA
The genomic region above belongs to bacterium and contains:
- a CDS encoding XylR N-terminal domain-containing protein, which codes for MRVEELKISELLEFDSEGGLVRFANQRAVIFDATAKGNLSKELIDHFGASTARAVLTRFGYVQGWRMATAT